A stretch of the Arthrobacter sp. PAMC 25486 genome encodes the following:
- the pyk gene encoding pyruvate kinase, translating into MRRAKIVATFGPAIASYENTLAVLEAGVNVARMNMSHGDYTVHQNTYENVRKAAEALGKPVAIMADLQGPKIRLGRFANGEGYDLAVGDVFTITTEDVPGTKDICSTTLKSLTEDVKVGDIMLIDDGKVSVRATAVDAVKVVTEVTVPGKVSNNKGINLPGVAVNVPALSEKDEDDLRWALECGVDLVALSFVRDAADIQRVHEIMDEEGRRVPVIAKIEKPQAVANLEAIVDAFDAIMVARGDLGVELPLEDVPLVQKQCVEMARRWAKPVIVATQVLESMIESPRPTRAEASDCANAVLDGADAVMLSGETSVGAFPIETVKVMARIIEAAEAEAGMKLIPKLTNEPRTRGGVITAAAVQIANQLDAKYIATFTQSGDSAHRLSRLRPSKQVFAFTPDERVRNQLALAWGIEPVLVPMVAHTDAMTEQVDMALLEKGVVTEGDLVVIAAGSPPGQAGSTNLVKVHKVGDLADLGKAGDRSGKEKIGPWPTD; encoded by the coding sequence TTGAGACGCGCAAAGATTGTTGCGACTTTCGGGCCGGCTATTGCCAGCTATGAAAACACACTTGCGGTACTGGAGGCGGGCGTCAACGTAGCCCGCATGAACATGAGCCACGGCGACTACACCGTGCACCAAAACACGTACGAGAACGTGCGCAAGGCCGCCGAGGCACTGGGCAAGCCGGTCGCCATCATGGCCGACCTGCAGGGTCCCAAGATCCGCCTGGGCCGCTTCGCCAATGGCGAGGGCTACGACCTGGCCGTGGGCGATGTCTTCACCATCACCACCGAAGACGTCCCCGGCACCAAGGACATCTGCTCCACCACCTTGAAGTCACTGACCGAGGATGTCAAGGTCGGCGACATCATGCTGATCGACGATGGCAAGGTCTCCGTACGGGCAACCGCCGTTGACGCCGTCAAGGTCGTCACCGAAGTGACCGTTCCGGGCAAGGTTTCCAACAACAAGGGCATCAACCTGCCCGGCGTTGCCGTCAACGTTCCGGCCTTGAGCGAAAAGGATGAGGACGACCTGCGCTGGGCACTTGAGTGCGGCGTGGACCTCGTAGCTCTTTCCTTCGTGCGTGACGCTGCCGACATCCAGCGCGTCCACGAGATCATGGACGAAGAAGGCCGCCGTGTGCCGGTCATCGCCAAAATCGAAAAGCCGCAGGCTGTTGCCAACCTGGAAGCCATCGTTGACGCCTTTGACGCCATCATGGTTGCCCGCGGCGACTTGGGCGTGGAGCTTCCCCTGGAAGATGTCCCGCTGGTGCAGAAGCAGTGTGTTGAGATGGCACGCCGCTGGGCCAAGCCCGTCATCGTGGCCACCCAGGTCCTCGAGTCCATGATCGAGAGCCCGCGCCCCACCCGCGCAGAGGCTTCCGACTGTGCCAATGCTGTGCTCGACGGCGCGGATGCAGTCATGCTCTCCGGCGAGACCAGCGTTGGTGCGTTCCCGATCGAGACGGTCAAGGTCATGGCCCGCATCATCGAGGCAGCAGAGGCCGAAGCCGGCATGAAGCTGATCCCGAAGCTCACCAACGAGCCCCGCACCCGCGGCGGCGTCATCACGGCAGCTGCCGTGCAGATCGCCAACCAGCTGGACGCCAAGTACATTGCCACGTTCACGCAGTCCGGCGACTCGGCCCACCGTCTGTCGCGTCTGCGCCCGTCGAAGCAGGTCTTCGCCTTCACCCCGGATGAGCGCGTGCGCAACCAGCTGGCCCTGGCCTGGGGCATCGAGCCCGTCCTGGTCCCCATGGTCGCCCACACGGACGCCATGACCGAGCAGGTTGACATGGCGCTCCTGGAAAAGGGCGTCGTCACCGAAGGCGACCTGGTTGTCATCGCAGCCGGTTCCCCTCCCGGACAGGCAGGTTCCACGAACCTGGTCAAGGTCCACAAGGTGGGAGACCTCGCCGACCTGGGCAAGGCCGGCGACCGTTCAGGCAAGGAAAAGATCGGTCCCTGGCCGACTGACTAG